In Kitasatospora gansuensis, a genomic segment contains:
- a CDS encoding RidA family protein has protein sequence MIQRFGAGKRMSEAVVHNGTVYLAGQVADDIALNVEGQTKAVLAGIDRLLAEAGSDKSKVLRAEIFLADIKDFDAMNLAWDAWVPADAAPARATVQAPLYRPEVLVEILVTAAL, from the coding sequence ATGATCCAGCGGTTCGGCGCGGGCAAGCGCATGAGCGAAGCCGTGGTGCACAACGGCACGGTGTACCTGGCCGGCCAGGTGGCCGACGACATCGCCCTGAACGTCGAGGGGCAGACGAAGGCGGTGCTGGCCGGCATCGACCGGCTGCTGGCCGAGGCCGGCAGCGACAAGAGCAAGGTGCTCCGCGCGGAGATCTTCCTCGCGGACATCAAGGACTTCGACGCCATGAACCTGGCATGGGACGCCTGGGTGCCCGCCGACGCCGCTCCCGCGCGGGCGACCGTGCAGGCTCCGCTGTACCGCCCCGAGGTGCTGGTCGAGATCCTCGTGACGGCCGCGCTCTGA
- a CDS encoding protein kinase domain-containing protein, whose product MEIGSVIGGRYRIDAERVPGIWIAEDTVSGRPVAVKTPTGVPGPAARLRHPGIVEVHEVGEHDGTPFLVMEFLDGYTLGDHLLDGWYPAATVADFGAQLAEALAFAHRAGTAHGGIEPDRLLLTGDGTVKILGFGTVHPAPVSDLRALGSTLHELLGSPPLPGSLGELGELVLELLDEPPGLSVERTEAVAARLRRLAGAPVAEEEPAAPPQRTVAERQFWIYGQPGRRPLGWVLCAVICAGLVAVVGYAVGVTV is encoded by the coding sequence GTGGAGATCGGCAGTGTGATCGGTGGCCGGTATCGGATCGATGCCGAGCGGGTGCCGGGGATCTGGATCGCGGAGGACACCGTGTCGGGGCGGCCGGTGGCGGTGAAGACGCCGACCGGTGTCCCGGGGCCGGCCGCTCGGTTGCGGCATCCGGGGATCGTCGAGGTGCACGAGGTGGGGGAGCACGACGGGACGCCGTTCCTGGTCATGGAGTTCCTGGACGGATACACCCTGGGCGACCACCTGCTGGACGGCTGGTACCCGGCGGCCACGGTGGCCGACTTCGGTGCGCAGCTGGCGGAGGCGCTGGCGTTCGCGCACCGGGCGGGGACGGCGCACGGCGGGATCGAGCCGGACCGGCTGCTGCTCACCGGGGACGGCACGGTGAAGATCCTCGGCTTCGGGACGGTCCATCCGGCACCGGTGTCGGATCTGCGGGCGCTGGGGAGCACCCTGCACGAGCTGCTCGGCTCCCCGCCGCTGCCCGGTTCGCTGGGGGAACTCGGTGAACTGGTGCTGGAGTTGCTGGACGAGCCGCCCGGGCTGAGCGTGGAGCGGACCGAGGCGGTGGCTGCTCGGCTGCGTCGGCTGGCGGGGGCGCCGGTGGCCGAGGAGGAGCCGGCTGCTCCGCCTCAACGGACGGTGGCGGAACGGCAGTTCTGGATCTACGGGCAGCCGGGTCGGCGTCCGCTGGGGTGGGTCCTGTGCGCGGTGATCTGCGCCGGGCTGGTGGCGGTGGTGGGGTACGCGGTCGGGGTGACCGTCTGA
- a CDS encoding right-handed parallel beta-helix repeat-containing protein produces MLLSALALPAVGAASASGTPADLFVDNRPGMYCSDTGTGEQSKPYCTITKAAAAVQPGQRVIIGPGRYPEAVNITRSGRADAPISFLGQGVSVTDNDKTVIGGTGTKTTERALSVTGAQHVLIKGIDFFASQEGVHVENSSDITVLRGTVTGAQSAAVRVTGSSARVTLGKLDLTSTIGSGIAVDGGASATVVSTNRIKAGTGAAVSVTDAPGTVVVANSVQALCTAGIELAGASPGAVVENNVISPVEAYGTLPGSCAEERPAAVRVSAPSVTGSKVDYNVLDTANGLAAYAWSGTKYSDRAAFTAATGQGVHDAFANPHIPQRGDRHAAALPTVDSADENAPGLLAPEPYEPGFEDDPLTPNSGTGTGIRDRGAQEYRNVGTAFTPLGPTRVLDTRLGIGAPANEQVNSYLELQVTGRAGVPATGVTAVVLNVTVPQTWDSGYLSVYPLYGWSGTSNLNWLAGETVSNQVTVPVAANGTVGFVPHTPYGVHLIADLAGYYGVSGSGFTPTAPARALDTRTGTGATQAPVGPGGTVDLQVAGVNGLPAAGITAVTMNVTVTDGTGTGFLTVYPHGRPRPGTSVLNWTAGRTLATLVTVPVVDGKVSFYAGSSGTVQFVADVAGYHSDQGHQVYHSMTPVRLLDTRADTPTLCQAPPRPAAAVPAAGTLDLPVCAAAEATSVTLNTTVTETGAAGYLTVHPHGAARPLASNLNWTAGQTVPNQMVVQVLDGKLSFYNGSAQSTQLIVDLVGYHSF; encoded by the coding sequence GTGCTGCTGAGCGCACTCGCCCTGCCCGCCGTCGGAGCGGCGAGCGCGTCCGGTACTCCGGCCGATCTCTTCGTCGACAACCGCCCCGGCATGTACTGCTCGGACACTGGCACCGGCGAGCAGTCCAAGCCCTACTGCACGATCACCAAAGCGGCCGCGGCCGTTCAGCCCGGCCAGCGGGTGATCATCGGGCCGGGGCGCTACCCCGAGGCCGTGAACATCACCCGGTCCGGCCGGGCCGACGCCCCGATCAGCTTTCTCGGCCAGGGCGTGTCGGTCACGGACAACGACAAGACCGTCATCGGCGGCACCGGCACCAAGACCACGGAGCGGGCGCTCTCGGTCACCGGCGCGCAGCACGTCCTGATCAAGGGCATCGACTTCTTCGCGAGCCAGGAGGGCGTGCACGTCGAGAACTCCTCCGACATCACCGTCCTGCGGGGCACGGTCACCGGCGCGCAGAGCGCGGCGGTCCGGGTCACCGGCAGCTCGGCGCGGGTCACCCTCGGGAAGCTCGACCTCACCTCCACCATCGGCTCCGGCATCGCGGTCGACGGCGGGGCCTCGGCCACCGTGGTGTCCACGAACCGGATCAAGGCCGGTACGGGGGCGGCCGTCTCGGTCACCGACGCACCCGGCACGGTCGTGGTGGCCAACTCGGTCCAGGCGCTCTGCACGGCCGGCATCGAACTGGCCGGGGCCTCTCCCGGCGCGGTGGTCGAGAACAACGTGATCTCACCGGTCGAGGCGTACGGGACGCTGCCCGGCAGCTGCGCCGAGGAGCGGCCCGCCGCCGTCCGGGTGTCGGCCCCTTCCGTCACCGGCAGCAAGGTCGACTACAACGTCCTCGACACCGCCAACGGCCTTGCGGCGTACGCCTGGTCGGGCACCAAGTACAGCGACCGGGCCGCCTTCACCGCCGCCACCGGCCAGGGCGTGCACGACGCTTTCGCCAACCCGCACATCCCGCAGCGGGGCGACCGGCACGCCGCCGCGCTGCCGACGGTCGACTCGGCCGACGAGAACGCCCCGGGCCTGCTCGCCCCGGAGCCGTACGAGCCGGGCTTCGAGGACGATCCGCTGACGCCCAACTCCGGTACCGGGACCGGGATTCGCGACCGGGGTGCGCAGGAGTACCGCAACGTCGGCACCGCCTTCACCCCGCTCGGGCCGACCCGGGTGCTGGACACTCGCCTGGGCATCGGCGCACCCGCGAACGAACAGGTCAACAGCTACCTGGAGTTGCAGGTGACCGGACGGGCCGGCGTGCCGGCCACCGGGGTGACCGCGGTGGTCCTGAACGTCACGGTCCCGCAGACCTGGGACTCGGGCTACCTGTCGGTGTATCCGCTCTACGGCTGGTCCGGCACCTCGAACCTCAACTGGCTGGCAGGTGAGACCGTCTCGAACCAGGTCACCGTACCGGTCGCCGCCAACGGCACGGTCGGCTTCGTGCCGCACACCCCCTACGGCGTCCACCTGATCGCCGACCTGGCGGGCTACTACGGCGTCTCGGGCAGCGGGTTCACCCCGACCGCTCCGGCCAGGGCGCTCGACACCCGGACCGGTACGGGCGCGACCCAGGCGCCGGTCGGCCCCGGCGGCACCGTCGACCTCCAGGTGGCGGGCGTCAACGGCCTCCCGGCCGCCGGCATCACGGCGGTGACCATGAACGTCACGGTGACCGACGGCACCGGCACCGGCTTCCTGACGGTCTATCCGCACGGCCGGCCGCGGCCCGGGACCTCGGTCCTCAACTGGACCGCGGGCCGGACCCTCGCCACCCTGGTGACCGTCCCGGTGGTGGACGGCAAGGTGTCGTTCTACGCCGGGAGCAGCGGTACGGTCCAGTTCGTCGCGGACGTGGCCGGCTACCACAGCGACCAGGGCCATCAGGTCTACCACTCGATGACGCCGGTGCGACTGCTGGACACCCGCGCGGACACCCCCACCCTCTGCCAGGCCCCGCCCCGGCCCGCCGCCGCCGTACCGGCCGCCGGCACCCTGGACCTCCCGGTCTGCGCGGCGGCCGAAGCCACCTCGGTGACCCTCAACACCACCGTGACCGAGACCGGCGCCGCGGGCTACCTGACCGTCCACCCGCACGGCGCGGCCCGCCCGTTGGCCTCCAACCTGAACTGGACGGCGGGCCAGACCGTCCCGAACCAGATGGTGGTCCAGGTCCTCGACGGGAAGCTCTCCTTCTACAACGGCAGCGCGCAGAGCACCCAGCTCATCGTCGACCTGGTCGGCTACCACTCGTTCTGA
- a CDS encoding TetR/AcrR family transcriptional regulator, producing MTASQTARQLARAELTRAIKEAATRQLAETGAAALSLRAVARDLGLASSALYRYFPSRDALLTALIIDAFNAIGAAAETAAAVSGDPGTRWLAACRAVRQWALAHPHEFALVYGSPVPGYQAPTDTVDPATRVTRLMAGLVVEAHASGLLPPPTQPLPGPRLVAQQVLDSAGGAPAEPYADLVERSLTLWIALIGTISFELFGHLNRVITDHPAYFDAAMTIAAEAIGLQLPPSPPA from the coding sequence ATGACGGCATCGCAGACCGCACGGCAGCTGGCCCGCGCCGAGCTCACTCGCGCGATCAAGGAAGCCGCCACCCGGCAGCTCGCCGAGACCGGGGCCGCCGCGTTGTCGCTCCGCGCGGTGGCGCGTGACCTGGGTCTGGCCTCCTCGGCGCTGTACCGCTACTTCCCCAGCCGGGACGCACTGCTCACCGCGCTGATCATCGACGCGTTCAACGCGATCGGAGCGGCGGCCGAGACGGCAGCGGCCGTTTCCGGCGACCCGGGGACGCGCTGGCTTGCCGCGTGCCGGGCGGTCCGCCAGTGGGCACTGGCCCATCCGCACGAGTTCGCCCTGGTCTACGGCTCCCCCGTCCCCGGCTACCAGGCCCCCACCGACACGGTCGACCCCGCCACCCGGGTCACCCGCCTGATGGCCGGCCTCGTCGTCGAGGCCCACGCCTCCGGCCTCCTGCCACCCCCCACCCAGCCGCTCCCCGGGCCGAGACTCGTTGCCCAACAGGTGCTCGACAGCGCGGGCGGGGCGCCGGCCGAGCCGTACGCGGACCTGGTGGAACGGTCGCTCACCCTGTGGATCGCCCTGATCGGCACGATCAGCTTCGAGCTGTTCGGTCACCTGAACAGGGTGATCACGGACCACCCCGCGTACTTCGACGCCGCCATGACCATTGCGGCCGAGGCGATCGGGCTCCAGCTCCCGCCGTCTCCTCCTGCGTGA
- a CDS encoding TROVE domain-containing protein: protein MSRFNVRKARPAAASPVSTTGQRTVNHQGGTGFLRDEKSELFLLAVANTVGQDTFYENGGDRDDRYTALVRQLAVQDPEWTLGLLRWLRYGAQLRTAALVGAAEFTRARLDAQLPGLSRQVVDAVLQRPDEPGELLAYWTSKYGRALPKPVKRGVADAVRRLYNGRALLKYDTASKGYRFGDVLELTHPSPDPAKPWQGELFAYALDRRHHPEAAVPPASDRLLTAHHALLATPVAERRALVTGPGGAERLAAAGMTWEALAGWLQGPLDAAVWEAVIPSMGPMALVRNLRNFDQAGVSDEVAAEVARRISDRGEVARSRQFPFRYWAAYKHVPSLRWGQALERALALSLGNVPALPGRTLILVDRSPSMFPGYGYSTRNSSDIPLAEQAAVFGAALAQRAESPTLVQFGMRSEVVAVPRGGSVLRLIEAFGQIDGTDIPSAVKQHYAGHHRVVIVTDEQTRAGWLPSNCHGHWGGMPETLIDDLIPATVPVYMWNMAGYRAGATTTGSANRHAFGGLTDAAFRLIPLLEAGIETGWPWEHDRPLAGSVRSPW from the coding sequence ATGTCGCGATTCAACGTCCGCAAGGCCCGGCCGGCCGCCGCCTCGCCCGTGTCCACCACCGGGCAGCGCACCGTCAACCACCAGGGCGGCACCGGGTTCCTCCGCGACGAGAAGTCCGAACTCTTCCTGCTCGCGGTCGCCAACACTGTCGGCCAGGACACCTTCTACGAGAACGGCGGCGACCGCGACGACCGCTACACCGCGCTGGTCCGCCAACTCGCCGTCCAGGACCCGGAGTGGACCCTCGGCCTGCTCCGCTGGCTGCGGTACGGTGCGCAGCTGCGCACCGCCGCGCTGGTCGGCGCCGCCGAGTTCACCCGGGCCCGGCTCGACGCCCAACTGCCCGGCCTCTCCCGCCAGGTGGTCGACGCCGTCCTGCAACGCCCGGACGAGCCAGGCGAGTTGCTCGCATACTGGACCTCCAAGTACGGCCGGGCCCTGCCCAAGCCGGTGAAGCGCGGCGTCGCGGACGCCGTCCGGCGGCTCTACAACGGCCGGGCACTGCTCAAGTACGACACCGCCTCCAAGGGCTACCGCTTCGGCGACGTCCTGGAGTTGACCCACCCCTCGCCCGACCCGGCCAAGCCGTGGCAGGGCGAGCTGTTCGCGTACGCGCTGGACCGGCGGCACCACCCGGAAGCCGCCGTCCCGCCCGCCTCCGACCGGCTGCTCACCGCTCACCACGCGCTGCTGGCCACTCCGGTGGCCGAGCGGCGGGCCCTGGTGACCGGCCCAGGTGGCGCGGAGCGGCTGGCGGCGGCCGGAATGACCTGGGAGGCGCTGGCGGGCTGGCTGCAAGGGCCGTTGGACGCGGCCGTCTGGGAGGCCGTCATCCCGTCGATGGGCCCAATGGCGCTGGTGCGCAACCTGCGCAACTTCGACCAGGCGGGCGTCAGCGACGAGGTCGCCGCCGAGGTGGCACGACGGATCAGCGACCGGGGCGAGGTGGCGCGCTCGCGCCAGTTCCCGTTCCGCTACTGGGCGGCGTACAAGCACGTACCGTCGCTGCGCTGGGGCCAGGCCCTGGAGCGGGCGCTCGCGCTGTCGCTCGGCAACGTGCCCGCGCTGCCCGGCCGGACGCTGATCCTGGTCGACCGCTCACCGTCGATGTTCCCCGGCTACGGCTACTCCACCCGCAACAGCTCGGACATCCCGCTCGCCGAGCAGGCCGCCGTCTTCGGCGCCGCGCTCGCGCAGCGGGCCGAGTCGCCGACGCTGGTCCAGTTCGGCATGCGCAGCGAGGTCGTCGCCGTACCCCGGGGCGGCAGCGTGCTGCGCCTGATCGAGGCGTTCGGCCAGATCGACGGCACCGACATCCCGTCAGCCGTGAAGCAGCACTACGCCGGACACCACCGGGTGGTCATCGTGACGGACGAACAGACCCGAGCGGGCTGGCTCCCCTCCAACTGCCACGGCCACTGGGGCGGCATGCCCGAAACCCTCATCGACGACCTGATCCCGGCCACCGTCCCCGTCTACATGTGGAACATGGCCGGCTACCGAGCAGGCGCCACCACCACCGGCAGCGCCAACCGCCACGCCTTCGGCGGCCTCACCGACGCCGCCTTCCGACTGATCCCCCTCCTGGAAGCGGGCATCGAAACCGGCTGGCCCTGGGAGCACGACCGGCCCCTGGCCGGGTCGGTCAGGAGCCCATGGTGA
- a CDS encoding CapA family protein, giving the protein MYRPRDELTMRLPRRTAVLPTAALLVAAAACSAPVPQPSAAPVAAASLQPSPVPSPSPTGPRPFTLVASGDVLPHTEIIRQAQADAGGTGYDFGKMLAGIKPVVADADLAICHMETVYGAEGGPFTGYPTFKSPPEVARALRDTGYDSCSTASNHTLDAGSAGIGRTLAAMDAVGLQHTGSARTEAEAARPALLTAGGAAVAQLAYSYDTNGIPLPAGQPWAVNLIDRDRILADARAARRAGADIVVVSVHWGTEWQDEPNEQQLTLAKELTAAQTGGRRDIDLILGTHAHIPQAYEQVNGTWVVYGMGDQIAGDMYNHSGALDPRGNQSSIARFAFTPPSGPNQPWTVSKAEFIPQLMDLGTPYRVLNLNEALRRNPGNAAWAKALEHIRAVVLSRSGAAAGLTMGS; this is encoded by the coding sequence ATGTACCGACCACGAGACGAGCTGACGATGCGCCTTCCCCGCCGAACGGCCGTGCTGCCGACCGCCGCCCTGCTGGTCGCCGCGGCGGCCTGCTCCGCGCCCGTCCCGCAGCCGTCCGCCGCGCCGGTGGCCGCAGCGAGCCTGCAGCCGAGCCCGGTCCCCAGCCCGAGCCCCACCGGACCGCGGCCGTTCACGCTGGTCGCCTCCGGGGACGTCCTGCCGCACACCGAGATCATCCGGCAGGCCCAGGCGGACGCCGGCGGCACCGGGTACGACTTCGGGAAGATGCTGGCCGGGATCAAGCCGGTGGTCGCCGATGCCGATCTGGCGATCTGTCACATGGAGACCGTCTACGGCGCCGAAGGCGGCCCGTTCACCGGCTACCCCACCTTCAAGTCACCGCCCGAGGTGGCCCGGGCCCTCCGGGACACCGGCTACGACTCCTGCTCGACCGCCTCCAACCACACCCTCGACGCGGGCTCCGCCGGCATCGGCCGCACCCTCGCTGCGATGGACGCGGTCGGCCTCCAGCACACCGGTTCGGCCCGCACCGAGGCCGAGGCCGCCCGCCCCGCCCTGCTGACGGCCGGCGGCGCGGCGGTCGCCCAGCTCGCGTACAGCTACGACACCAACGGCATCCCGCTGCCCGCGGGCCAGCCCTGGGCGGTCAACCTGATCGACCGCGACCGGATCCTGGCCGACGCCCGCGCCGCCCGCCGGGCCGGCGCCGACATCGTGGTGGTCAGCGTGCACTGGGGCACCGAATGGCAGGACGAGCCGAACGAGCAGCAGCTCACCCTGGCCAAGGAGTTGACCGCGGCACAGACCGGCGGCCGCCGCGACATCGACCTGATCCTCGGCACCCACGCTCACATCCCGCAGGCCTACGAACAGGTGAACGGCACCTGGGTGGTCTACGGCATGGGCGACCAGATCGCCGGCGACATGTACAACCACTCCGGCGCCCTCGACCCCCGCGGCAACCAGAGCTCGATCGCCCGCTTCGCCTTCACCCCGCCGAGCGGACCGAACCAGCCCTGGACCGTCAGCAAGGCGGAGTTCATCCCCCAACTGATGGACCTGGGCACCCCCTACCGGGTGCTCAACCTGAACGAAGCACTCCGCCGCAACCCCGGCAACGCCGCCTGGGCCAAGGCCCTGGAGCACATCCGCGCCGTCGTGCTCAGCCGCTCCGGTGCCGCCGCCGGGCTCACCATGGGCTCCTGA
- a CDS encoding DUF6629 family protein, which produces MCWSAEADLVTGAVVAGLGVACLSGVRHRRQVPLAALPLLLGVHQLVEAAVWLGGEGRIDPEVAQVARVIWALIAMPVLVTLVPFGAWYASGRPRRLLPFLLLGLATAVPLAAAVLAGPVTAEAHGHTLSYAVGLPFAPLLLIAYLLATLGPLVLNPDPALRRLGWVMAVAALICAVLWRTAFASTWCALAALVSVLLLRWVRQPAVA; this is translated from the coding sequence ATGTGCTGGAGCGCGGAGGCTGATCTGGTCACCGGTGCGGTGGTGGCCGGTCTCGGGGTGGCCTGCCTCAGCGGAGTACGCCATCGACGGCAGGTACCGCTGGCGGCGCTGCCCCTGCTGCTCGGTGTGCACCAGCTGGTGGAAGCCGCGGTCTGGCTCGGCGGTGAAGGCCGGATCGACCCCGAGGTGGCCCAAGTCGCCCGGGTGATCTGGGCGTTGATCGCGATGCCGGTCCTGGTGACGCTGGTCCCGTTCGGCGCCTGGTACGCCTCGGGGCGGCCCCGGCGCCTGCTCCCGTTCCTTTTGCTCGGACTCGCCACCGCGGTGCCGCTGGCCGCGGCGGTGCTGGCCGGCCCCGTGACCGCCGAGGCCCACGGGCACACCCTCAGCTACGCGGTCGGCCTCCCGTTCGCGCCGCTGCTGCTGATCGCGTACCTGCTGGCCACGCTCGGCCCGCTGGTCCTCAACCCCGACCCCGCCCTGCGGCGGCTCGGGTGGGTGATGGCCGTCGCCGCGCTGATCTGCGCCGTCCTCTGGCGGACCGCCTTCGCCTCCACCTGGTGCGCGCTCGCGGCCCTGGTGAGTGTTCTGCTGCTGCGCTGGGTGCGGCAGCCGGCGGTGGCGTGA
- a CDS encoding VOC family protein, whose translation MERVLGIGGYFLRAADPAALSAWYRDCLGLDADEYGLWRQEAGRTVFATFESETDYFGSRAQQTMLNFRVRDLAAMLAQLRAKGADVAEETQDMEGVGRFGWVTDPEGNRVELWQPV comes from the coding sequence ATGGAACGTGTGCTTGGCATCGGTGGATATTTCCTGCGGGCCGCAGACCCGGCGGCCCTGAGCGCGTGGTACCGCGACTGCCTGGGTCTGGACGCCGACGAGTACGGCCTCTGGCGCCAGGAAGCCGGGCGGACGGTGTTCGCGACCTTCGAGTCCGAGACCGACTACTTCGGGTCCCGCGCCCAGCAGACCATGCTCAACTTCCGGGTCCGCGACCTGGCGGCGATGCTCGCGCAACTGCGCGCCAAGGGCGCGGACGTGGCCGAGGAGACCCAGGACATGGAGGGCGTCGGCCGATTCGGCTGGGTCACCGATCCCGAGGGCAACCGGGTCGAGCTGTGGCAGCCCGTCTGA
- a CDS encoding DUF6461 domain-containing protein, whose translation MTDVHASDYIWFREEFPGLVESYCLTLVEGVSAEGLLRRLGAVQGRPVTGVDDALLAFDEFDDRADGADPALAELDEDLVAVGVTELDGWAVVVEQYGNLGITREVMAALSEGTRLVAHYRNINAVDHFYWQEGGRTRLHFEPLFAAHRDGPDAADPEVATLLAACGFDLRESDDRDYRLHIPAAFALGERLTGVRLTAEVLRTATFVIGYAPQP comes from the coding sequence ATGACTGACGTGCACGCCTCCGACTACATCTGGTTCCGCGAGGAGTTTCCCGGCCTGGTCGAGTCCTACTGCCTGACCTTGGTCGAGGGAGTCTCCGCTGAGGGGCTGCTGCGTCGCCTGGGTGCGGTGCAGGGCCGGCCGGTCACCGGAGTCGACGACGCGCTGCTGGCCTTCGACGAGTTCGACGACCGTGCGGACGGCGCCGACCCGGCGCTCGCTGAGCTCGACGAGGACCTGGTGGCCGTCGGCGTCACCGAGCTGGACGGCTGGGCCGTCGTCGTCGAGCAGTACGGCAACCTCGGCATCACCCGGGAGGTGATGGCCGCGCTGAGCGAGGGCACCCGGCTGGTCGCGCACTACCGCAACATCAACGCGGTGGACCACTTCTACTGGCAGGAGGGCGGCCGCACCCGACTGCACTTCGAGCCGCTGTTCGCCGCTCACCGGGACGGTCCGGATGCCGCCGACCCCGAGGTCGCGACGTTGCTGGCGGCCTGCGGGTTCGACCTGCGGGAGAGCGACGACCGGGACTACCGCCTGCACATCCCTGCGGCGTTCGCCCTCGGCGAGCGGCTGACGGGCGTCCGGCTCACGGCGGAGGTGCTGCGCACGGCGACGTTCGTGATCGGCTACGCACCCCAGCCGTAG
- a CDS encoding inositol monophosphatase family protein, protein MIESYTGLDDAGVAIAAAQAGADVVRGMYGQRLRRFDKGAGDFATAADVEAERTILGVIRAARPEDAVLGEEGGQQGVTGAVRQWLVDPLCGTLNYAVGNMLVAVNVSLCDGAAAVADPFSGEVFFTDGVTAWVRQDGTDTPLAPTSATRLVDVNLDPPFPSAPGFRAVELMGHPGFVEHFRPRVVSTTLALAWVAAGKRAAYVTDGGDLSSSVHFAAGIALCRAAGCVVTGIDSAPVGPAGRGLVVAADAETHGLLMSMIHGHSTVA, encoded by the coding sequence ATGATCGAGTCATACACAGGTCTTGACGACGCCGGAGTCGCGATAGCCGCCGCACAGGCCGGCGCGGACGTGGTGCGCGGCATGTACGGCCAACGCCTCCGCCGCTTCGACAAGGGTGCCGGGGACTTCGCCACCGCCGCCGACGTCGAGGCCGAGCGGACGATCCTCGGCGTCATCCGCGCCGCACGTCCCGAGGACGCGGTGCTCGGCGAGGAGGGCGGGCAGCAGGGTGTCACCGGGGCGGTGCGCCAGTGGCTGGTGGATCCCCTGTGCGGCACGCTGAACTACGCCGTCGGCAACATGCTGGTGGCCGTCAACGTGTCGCTGTGCGACGGCGCGGCAGCGGTGGCCGACCCGTTCAGCGGCGAGGTCTTCTTCACGGACGGCGTGACCGCCTGGGTGCGGCAGGACGGTACCGACACGCCGCTGGCGCCGACCTCCGCCACCCGGCTGGTGGACGTCAACCTCGATCCCCCGTTCCCGAGTGCACCCGGCTTCCGGGCCGTGGAACTGATGGGGCACCCCGGGTTCGTCGAACACTTCCGGCCGCGGGTCGTGTCCACCACGCTGGCCCTGGCCTGGGTCGCGGCCGGCAAGCGCGCCGCGTACGTCACCGACGGCGGCGACCTCTCCTCGAGCGTCCACTTCGCCGCCGGGATCGCACTCTGCCGGGCCGCCGGCTGCGTGGTAACCGGCATCGACAGCGCCCCGGTCGGACCGGCCGGCCGCGGACTCGTGGTGGCCGCCGACGCCGAGACCCACGGGCTGCTCATGTCGATGATCCACGGTCACTCGACCGTCGCCTGA